The following are encoded together in the Zingiber officinale cultivar Zhangliang chromosome 8A, Zo_v1.1, whole genome shotgun sequence genome:
- the LOC122012050 gene encoding photosynthetic NDH subunit of lumenal location 3, chloroplastic-like: protein MEGMDWKGCVCRMRSCVLDLLSMEEDLEEEEDEETWELMSTTLRLKSTFLFCDFNQVISSARDERQKALLTDLANKLFYNLEQLDGAVKSRSMSVTQSRYTEAALVLQEVAAVLAL from the exons ATGGAAGGCATGGACTGGAAGGGGTGCGTTTGTAGGATGAGGAGCTGTGTGTTGGATCTCCTGTCCATGGAGGAGGatctggaggaggaagaagacgaagagaCATGGGAGCTGATGAGCACCACCCTTCGACTCAAGTCCACCTTCCTGTTCTGCGACTTCAATCAAGTGATCTCCAGTGCCAGAGATGAGCGCCAGAAGGCCCTCCTCACTGACCTCGCCAACAAGCTCTTCTACAACTTGGAGCAG CTGGACGGTGCTGTGAAGAGCAGAAGCATGTCTGTGACACAGAGCAGGTACACTGAGGCAGCTCTGGTTCTGCAAGAAGTCGCGGCTGTTCTTGCGCTTTGA
- the LOC122012049 gene encoding uncharacterized protein LOC122012049 isoform X1, whose amino-acid sequence MRTSADHNWNFSYGGVFPPSFSNQIVVPLQPATLSNVTDLISEGMRDSVDVRSMAGLILPGNLVTQSNSSPIMPLPGNLSGNIVLDPVPPLKLSPAAAASWSLEELYVLRQGLVEYATEPTSIMKYIKIAAKLPEKTVRDVAMRCQWIAKESGKRRKLGSYYAEKKEKVVYSSSLSTVTSVQPKGTTYSSLRIYDVPSNKQPNQGASPVNTETQCLLMENFNLLNKIGSNLELSKLEDNINLFYRTRVNIATVLNRMSDKLGMMSQMPPLPVLIDDNLFQPILPLARQVL is encoded by the exons ATGAGAACGTCGGCTGATCATAATTGGAATTTTAGTTATGGTGGAGTTTTTCCTCCATCTTTTAGCAATCAAATCGTAGTTCCTCTTCAGCCAGCAACGTTGAGCAATGTGACAGACTTGATATCCGAGGGAATGCGTGATTCAGTTGACGTTCGTAGCATGGCAGGATTGATCTTGCCTGGCAACCTTGTCACTCAGAGTAATTCTTCACCTATAATGCCACTGCCTGGTAATCTTTCAGGAAACATCGTTCTTGACCCAGTGCCCCCTCTCAAGCTCAGTCCAGCGGCAGCTGCTAGTTGGTCTTTGGAGGAATTGTATGTGCTGAGGCAAGGCCTTGTAGA ATATGCTACTGAACCAACTAGTATAATGAAGTATATCAAGATAGCAGCTAAGCTTCCTGAGAAGACAGTGAGGGATGTCGCCATGAGGTGCCAGTGGATAGCT AAGGAGAGTGGGAAAAGACGCAAGTTAGGAAGTTACTATGCCGAAAAGAAG GAAAAGGTGGTGTATTCTTCCTCACTGAGTACTGTAACTTCTGTTCAACCAAAGGGCACCACCTACTCTTCTTTGAGGATATATGATGTGCCCAGCAATAAACAGCCCAATCAAGGAG CTTCTCCAGTGAACACTGAGACACAATGCCTTCTAATGGAGAATTTTAACCTTCTCAATAAGATTGGGTCAAACCTCGAATTGAGTAAG CTAGAAGATAATATCAACCTATTCTACCGGACAAGAGTGAACATAGCAACCGTTTTAAATAG GATGAGTGACAAACTAGGAATGATGAGTCAGATGCCTCCATTGCCGGTGTTAATTGATGATAACCTTTTCCAGCCCATTCTTCCCCTAGCTAGACAG GTTCTGTAA
- the LOC122012049 gene encoding uncharacterized protein LOC122012049 isoform X2, translated as MKYATEPTSIMKYIKIAAKLPEKTVRDVAMRCQWIAKESGKRRKLGSYYAEKKEKVVYSSSLSTVTSVQPKGTTYSSLRIYDVPSNKQPNQGASPVNTETQCLLMENFNLLNKIGSNLELSKLEDNINLFYRTRVNIATVLNRMSDKLGMMSQMPPLPVLIDDNLFQPILPLARQVL; from the exons ATGAA ATATGCTACTGAACCAACTAGTATAATGAAGTATATCAAGATAGCAGCTAAGCTTCCTGAGAAGACAGTGAGGGATGTCGCCATGAGGTGCCAGTGGATAGCT AAGGAGAGTGGGAAAAGACGCAAGTTAGGAAGTTACTATGCCGAAAAGAAG GAAAAGGTGGTGTATTCTTCCTCACTGAGTACTGTAACTTCTGTTCAACCAAAGGGCACCACCTACTCTTCTTTGAGGATATATGATGTGCCCAGCAATAAACAGCCCAATCAAGGAG CTTCTCCAGTGAACACTGAGACACAATGCCTTCTAATGGAGAATTTTAACCTTCTCAATAAGATTGGGTCAAACCTCGAATTGAGTAAG CTAGAAGATAATATCAACCTATTCTACCGGACAAGAGTGAACATAGCAACCGTTTTAAATAG GATGAGTGACAAACTAGGAATGATGAGTCAGATGCCTCCATTGCCGGTGTTAATTGATGATAACCTTTTCCAGCCCATTCTTCCCCTAGCTAGACAG GTTCTGTAA